TTTTGCGATACTTATATGTGGCTACTCAATTATTATAAACCGTATAATATTTGGGGAATGCTACATTGACCGAGCATTCCCTCTCCAGAAATCCCCCCCACCCCCCACACACACAGCCCCTGGAACCAAGGAGTCAATAGGGGTGGGTTTGAGCCCCACCAAAAATTCGTTCTCTTGCCGGATTTGGCGTCGAGATTCTCTTGCAGTAGCTTTATCATTTTCCATAATATTTGACGCTGCAGAAAAACAATGGAAGTAAAATGTAGCGGCGTTGTTTCTGTGTTTGACTAGCCTTTTTTGGTAGACAAGTTGGAATTATAATGACAAGTTATGCTTCGGACTTTTCCAAGTCTTCTTCTCGTATTCACCTTGGCAGCTATTAGCTTAGGAATATTTCCATGAAAATACTTGCGAACTCTTGAAATGGGTGTTGGACTTTTTGTTTTTGTCATCATTATTACTGAGAAACTGAAGCTTTTCCATTGAAAGCATATTCTCTCAAAATTAATGCAATATAAGTGATTGAACCTCTAGTTCCTTTTTTGGGATACAAAGAGAATCTTACACTCGGTATATCATTGGAGAGGTGAGAATCAACTGGTGTTGGACTtttgtatcacgatgaattaagAAGCAACCAATAGCAAACAAGTTGACTATTGCATCCTGATAAAATGAGAATCAGCCGTATCAGGTATTGGTGTCCGCATCGAGTGACACAACACCTTATCAGCAGAGACGGCAAACCATGGGAGTTGACCTTTTGTACTGCACGTCTAAAAGCCATCCCTGCTCGACTCCATTAAGATACTCACCTATTGTAAACATTATACAAGGCTTTTCTTTGTCAGATAAATGAACTCGCAAGTCGCAACAACATCAAGcaacagaaagaagaaaaataatagaaaaggAAGAATGGACAAAGATTATTCTAGGAatacaaaagaatacacaaaattgattaaaaagaccaaaatcaataatttctggatgaaaaggacacttagatttagccaggatgtaaacagtttcatcctgccaattttcaaatattttttcttattttttaatttacacaagatgcgtccagtttcatccttgctaattttttttatccatttcacccatactaatttttactcgtccatttgaaccatgctTTAAAGATAAGAATATGACAAATCACAAAAGAGGGAGTTCGAGTAATCTATTAACTAGACTCCCATGAGAGCTCTACAATGAGATTCTCAGTGttcatttgttgttgtttttgtttttttgaagcatatttgCTTGACGAACtctatctcttctttcctttgaAGCCGTTTCGGTCCATGGATAGCTGTAGGAATAACCGAAATGATTTAAAGGTTTTCTTTCAAATGGAATTAGAACTGGAGTGCTGTTGTAGTGGGTTCGCAGAAACAGCATATATGAAGCGTACCTTCTAAATCTGCTCAGTGAGAATTAGCATCCGCTCTTTTTAGGCACTGAGCAGATTTTACAAAAACACACTTTGATTCATCGGTGTTGTATTCTATGAGTGAGTCATCGACAACGACGTTGATATGGCCGAGTTGGTCTAAGGCGCCAGCTTAAGGCGCTGGTCCGAAAGGGCGTGGGTTCAAATCCCACTGTCAACAGTTTATTTTTGTATGGATAACAACATGGCCAGAGCTTCGAGCTCTAAATTTATGGACCGGATATTTCCATTTTTTGCAACAAGGGGATATGGAGGACCCAAGAGAAATGATGATAGGATCCTAATTCTCTTTTGTAGGATACTCGGTATCACTTGTAGAAACGATGGGATCCTAATTTTCAATGATGATACAAAATGTGTTGCACAGTGTTAAGACTATATAAACCCGtgtcaggggcggagccaggttTTGGAAGAATGGGTGCaaaaattcttggcaagttggaCAGGGTAGAAGTCcattttataaaagaaaaaaaaaaccaaaagaagCTATAATTGGACTTGGGAGCTACCGGTAACACACCCACGCTCTAAGCTGGCTCTGCCAATGACTTGTGTTACAACAACACGCCTATGATGTTTTTTTAGCCGTGTCGATACGCTTGGACACGGACACGACACATAGACACGGTTTAGTTACCAAGAAACATAACATATAAAATACTCTAAATTAGATTAGCGGCAATGCTATTCAACTCCCTATTAACCATCTCCCTGTTCACCTCCCTACAATCTAAACCCCATATTAAGGAAATGGTGAACCCCACCTGAATCTGAATACAGATCTCGATAGAGATGTAGGGCTTAGATTAGAGGGAAGAGAATAGGGAGGTGAATATCATTTCTGATTAGATTATATCCTTTTAGTTGTGTGGATTTTAATTTAGTAGGGAAAAAAAATTGCAACTAATAGCATTAATCTTTAACTCAACCCCATCAAAGGAGGAACAAGAACAAATCATCCTTGATCACCACTAAATGAGCAGTGTGCTTCAGTGGTTTGAGAGAAAGGGGTGCTAATCTAAAAATATGATACAGTAGTGGCACTTTAATTTGTAAAACTTACCTACTGCACAAACTAACAGTTTCAGGCCGCAGTGTTGTCTCCTCGTCTCCTCAGTAATTGCAGCTTGGTTGCTGCAACTGACAGACGCTGTCTTTCTCTCTGCTCACGTTGGCACTCACCACACCAGGCAGAAAAATCCTTCTGGTACTTTTTTAGCTCCCTAAAAGCTGAACTTCTGCACCAAACGAGTAAGTTAATCCTATGCCCTGATCTTGTAGCCCTGGCACCATACCTATGCCGACCACTATGAAGCACCGCATGTCCAATAACATGGGAATAATCAAAGGATTCCTCAGGCTGATATTCGGTATTTACGTGCTTGTCACACCGGATTCCTCGAAAGTACAAGTCACCACCGGAAAATTGCCTACCCAGGCACACATTCAAGGTGAGTTCAGAGTCATCCACGTGAAAGCCCAAGTCGACATCCCTGTCTTTTCCATATTCAACTACAAAACCATGATGAGAATCCAGAGTAGAGTCAGTAGACCCGCCGACTTCAGGGAAGAACACTTTAGATATGGGACGTACGAAGTCATCCATCAGCTTTTCAAGCATGGTTTCAAATCCAAAATCATCAAGAACAGCGCCATATTTATTCATCAAATTCGGACGCATGATTTTGAAATTAGATTCAGTCACCCACTTTTCAAAATTATCCACCTCAGATAGCAACATGTCACAGAAATCCTTATGGAGCATCTCGAACGTAAACACTCCTGGTGAGGGCTCAGATATTATCCTTCTTAAACTCTCTTCTGTGTTCTTATTGATTGCCTCAAGAAATGATGGAACAAAAAAAGTTTCAGGGTTCATAGTGTACAGCTCTCTGTGTAATGGCTGATAGCTTTCTATTATTTTTTGCCTGTATTCTCTGTGCTTCTGGACTCTGTTGCGTTCTCCTTGAGGAGAATAATAACGAGCCAGAATTTCCTTCATGTAATCAACCTTAAGTTGGCGGGTGACGGTGAGCATACTAGCGGGTAAGTAACGCTCTAGGGAAGTGTAGACACAGGGATTGAATTCGAGATGGAGATCTTCGTAGTTCTCAGGGTTGTGATTAGTGTTTGGATTTAACCTAAGCCTTTGATGAGACTGAGGAGATGGTGAAGAAGGAGAGGATAGCATCATGGATGTACCATTACTACCGTTGATCTGCATCAACGATTGTTCACTTCTTCTTCGTTCTATAGACATTACTGAACCCTAAAATAACCACCCAAGGAGGAGAAGAAGGAGCTACTTTATCGCTTAGTGTGgattttcttttagaattttatgTTAAGCTCTATCTCCATGTAATACGGTTGTAGTTTGTAGGATAATATACCTTAAgagatatttttctttaaaaagatATTCTTTTAGATTTGGTAATATGAATATACTCTCTAAATATTTCCCCTTGACATCTACTTGTGATATGTTGTCAAAGGCGAGCTAGGCACCCGAGTTCGTTCTCAAGGCGAAAACCCGTGAGcaattttattctatttttctgGGCGCCTCGCCTAGCGCCTAACACAACATAGGTGCAAACGGTGTCTCCATTTTCTAGTTTTTAAGTTGTTTCGAAATAAAAGGTGGGAACCTGTGAAGAAAAAATCAATGAACTCACCAAGCATATTGAACACCCCAGGTCGATATCAAGTTCGACAGAATCAAACAGGGGCAAGGAGAGCGATGGCTTCCCACCGTCAGAAGTAATCAAACATTCTTGAAATAATCCGGGCAGATTCCTCatctttttcttggttttcttcaaatttttcttggttttcttcaaGTTAATGTGGAAGGCTATTTAGCTTACATAGCCATGGAGATTGAAGGATCTCAGCATGCATGCTCTGCGCTTGTGAGCAAGTAATCTAAAcaattaagtctagaatctttaCTCGGTTCATTTCACCCATAAAAGGCACGTAACTTTTCATACTGTTTAAGAATTTTCCGTATGGCAATGGCATTGATCATTGCATAACCAACTAACTCTTTGCCTTCTTCAACCACAGCAACATCATCCCCtttcacaatttttcttttaatcatGTTAAATAATTTCTGAAACCAGAAGATAAATGAACTTGTAGCAATTTCTGTGCACGCCGGTTGAAACAACCCACAATTGCAGACATCTCACCGTGGAGAGACGGAAAGAATGTCCCATTACAAACTGCAGAATGAATCAAACAATTCACTATTCTCAAACACGTACAAAATCAATACACTATGGACTAGAGAATTACATGCAGCAACGACAATGAGGCAGTACATGTACTTCAATTTGAGTTTCAGTGCATTATGCCCTGCTCAAGGCTGAACGATTGGTCACTACTATCTCATATCTGAATTTCAGTGTTTCGCAGAAATCAAAGAAGAGAGCTTATAACATGCAGTAAAATGGTGGCAGGGGGTTATACCATCCGGACCATGCCATCTTATTTCATTGTGTGCTGTGCAACCGTACAATCGGAGTGGgcaacaagaagaaagaaaatgaagatggTAGGAAGGAAGATTGCACAAATGACAGTTGGGTATTTATATTAATCAATTTATGGcaaaaccaaccaaccattttatCTCCCGTAATCCTGTCCTCAAGGTCAAAAGGGCCCTCACCTACTATTCTTGTTTGCTCTCAGATTTATTCATCATCTGTTCCCCACTCTCCCAAGTTCAAACCCTATATTCCCCAACCAGTGTAAAATTAACCTCAGATCTGCTTCATAAAAAATCTCTCAAAATCTTACCACATATACACAGTGCAGAGGGTAAAGGAGAAACCTACAAAAAAGATAGTTCCTAGAATTTAGTTCCTCATTTGCTGTCAGTGAAGTCGGCATCGATGACATCACCCTCGGGTCCCTTGCCAGCTCCAGCTCCTGGAGACCCAGCAGCTTCATCACCGCCAGGTGCAGGCCCAGCACCAGGTGCTGCACCTGGTTGGTTGTAAAGAGATTGACCTAGCTGCATCACCTCCTGGTTTAGTGCAGTCATGGCATCCTTGATGGCTTGTGTTGATCCACCAGTGACAGCTTCCTTGAGCTCTCCAAGTTTCGCCTCTACCTTATCCTTCACTTCAGCAGGAACCTTCTCTCCCAATTCCTTGAGTTGCTTCTCTGTCTGGTAAATAACTGAATCAGCCTGGTTCTTGGTGTCTATGGCGTCTCTTTTCTCTTTGTCCTCACCGGCGAACCTCTCAGCTTCCTTTACCATTCTTTCAACCTGCACAAGTTGTCATATTAGGCTCGAGTAATACAATCCTGCATTTATCTAAGTTTCAAGCATGAAAAAGATCGTCTAGAACAGTTGAGATGCACAGTAAATAAACTGTAGGTCATGTGACAAGAAGCTCGTACTGTAAAGAGCTAAACTTTTTAAGTATACTTGAAATGTCAGCATGGCAATTGAAAGAAGGCAAACAAGAGTAAAGCTACAGAAGAAAATAGTGCCATAGAAACATACCTCATCACCGGGTAGTGTACTagcaccagtaatagtaatgtcCTGCTTCTTTCCGGTGCCCTTGTCAATAGCCGCAACAGACAGAATACCATTTGCATCAATGTCAAATTTGACCTCAATCTGAGGGACACCACGTGGGGCTGGAGGAATACCATCTAGACGGAAGCTTCCGAGTGACTTATTGTCTCTCACAAACTCTCTTTCACCCTGTAGTACATTAATTTCAACACTTGTCTGCCCGTCTGCGGCGGTAGAGAACACCTCTGATTTTGAGGTGGGCAATGTAGTATTCCTTGGAATGATCTTGGTCATAACACCTCCAAGTGTTTCCAGACCAAGAGACAATGGTGACACATCCAAGAGAACAATATCACTTACATCCCCAGAGAGCACACCAGCCTGTAATTCAAAGATAAATAAGTAACCCAGTATTCACTGTGGATTTACATTGTCACTCGCATGATTATATAAAAACTACGATAAGGAAAAAGCTGAAACTAACCTGAACTGCAGCACCAAGAGCAACAACTTCATCAGGATTTACTGTAACATTTGGGTCTTTACCGGTCAATGATTTAACAAGCTCCTGAACAGCTGGGATACGTGTGGATCCACCAACAAGGATCACCTCATCCAAGTCCTTGAACCCGAGCTTTGCATCTCTCAAAGAGTTCTCAACTGGTACTTTCAGTCTGGAAAAATTATTTCCAAGGGAAGACAGGAGTTAGCACGCTTGCAATGTACCAAACCACTACAAAAGTCACACAACCAGATGTGTGAGAATACTGCTGGTGATGAACGAAGGAGTACTTACCGGTCAAGAAGGTCTGAGCACAACTCCTCGAACTTGGCCCTTGTAAGAGTCGTCTCGATGTGCTTGGGACCATCAGCCGTTGCAGTAATGAAAGGCAAACTGCAAAACAGAGCGGATACACAACAGTAAGCTCTCACGAATACAGGCAGTGCAAAAGAGAGACACATGTGCCTGTCTGAGCGCCAAAAGCCGAAAAAAATGCTGCATTGACCTTTGACTAAATGTGGAAGGACAACAACTCACCTAATGTTAGCTTGAGTCAAGGATGACAACTCCATCTTCGCTTTCTCAGCAGTTTCAGTGAGACGCTGAAGAGCTTGTTTATCCTTCAAAAGATCGATACCTTCGTCTCTCTTAAAGCTGGCAGCAAGCCAATCAACAATTCTCTGTTCATTGGAAATTCAAACACTCAGTAAACACAACCAGCACAATAATTTTACAGTAATACATCACAATTATGATGAAATGATGAAGAAAGCCTGCATCAACCTTGTCGAAGTCATCTCCACCCAAATGAGTATCTCCAGAAGTAGATAACACCTCAAATACTCCATCACCAACTTCGAGAACTGTAACAGAGGCAGAAAACATATTAAATATAAACTTGTTCAACGCTGATGCTCAAGAAAAGATTGGAATCCTGACTGATCCTTTGAACATCCAACAACACCTCAAAAGCATCAATACACTTAAAACCACATGTAACTGAAACAAATACTCATCAGAGTGTCCATTTTGACATCTAACCAGCTCGTTTCTAAATTAGGCAATCATCGGAAAAGACtatacaaataaaacaacatttggtaagaaaatatatGCGCTTATATGACAAAATGAACTGCACAACCaaacttcaaaatttgaataGTGAAGTACCTGAAACATCAAAGGTACCACCACCAAGATCAAACACTAGGATAGTTTCATTGTTTTTCTTCTCGAACCCATAGGCCAGTGAAGCAGCAGTTGGCTCATTGATGATACGAAGGACCTCCAACCCAGCAATTCTCCCAGCATCCTTTGTTGCTGTCCTTTGAGAGTCATTGAAGTAGGCAGGAACTGTAACAACTGCTTTAGTAACTTTGTCATTCAAAAACTTTGATGCGTCATCCACAAGTTTTCTCAACACCTGTAAGCAGAACTACGTAAGCACAAATTCATAAAAATAGAAAGCCAAAAATAAACACTAAGCTATACAACATGGAAACATGAGTACAAGTATAAGTAAACCATTAGCCACTCAATCCAAAAACACCATGCTGGAAAACCTCAGTACACTTAAAGATACAAACTTTCTTTTGCTATCACCTGCCTACATGTTATACAAGTAGAAAACACTACAAACCTCCTAAACAGTGTTATGCACAAAAAGGAATAGTCTCTGAATACATTATCCATGTCAATTCACCTTAATTTAACATATTGTCAATAGCAAATACCACATTCACAACAAAAGTAAGAATCAACACATCATACTAGCTAATTGGGGTTTCATCAAAAACCCAAATTTATGAATCACCTAAATTCAGCACATATGTAAGCAAAACAAAAACCCCTAAAAGAGAAGGGATAAGCGGACAAACCTGAGCAGAGATTTCTTCAGCAGCAAACTGTTTACCAATAGCAGGGCATTCAAGTTTAACGTTTCCATTCTCATCCCTAACAACTCTGTAAGAAACTTGTTTAGATTCTTCTTCAATCTCAGACATTTTCCTACCAATAAATCTCTTGACAGAGAAAAAAGTATTCTCAGGATTAACAACAGCTTGTCTCTTAGCAATCTGACCAACTAATCTGTCACCATTTTTAGTGTAAGCAACAACGGATGGTGTTGTTCTTTGTCCTTCAATATTAGTAACAATAGTTGGTTTCCCACCTTCCATTGCTGCTACTGCTGAATTCGTTGTACCCAAATCAATACCAACAACTTTCTCAGCCACAACTCTAACCGGACCACAATTCCTTCTCTGTTTATTGCTCTGATTCAATTTTAGAAAAGCTGAACGTGGTAATCCAAATGAAACACTTGAATTCAATCTCTGCCCGAAAAACACATTTCTAGAAGTGGATTTTCTTGATGTAGTTGATGGGAAAGATGTACCAAGAACATGAATCTGTGCTGCTGATGATGCCATTAGAAGGGTTTATTTAGGAGATTCAAGCTCTTTAAAGGGGGTTTTAAAGGAGCaagaaaaaccctaattctgagaCTTCGAGGGAGTATGAGATTAGAGAAGATAAGAAAATTgagagtagaagaagaaaaaaggagaGGTTTTTATTGGGAGAGGGTGAGGGTTAGGTCTAGACACGTCAGATGTTTCTAGAAACATCTTAGACCGTAAGATTTTGTGTGATGGTATGTTATCCGTTGGattgattaagattgttgttatTGAGAAGGAATCTAGAAGATCTTAGGAAGTTCCCATTTGGCCGATCTGGGGCACTGGACACCCAAAAAGTGACCCAAAAGGTTGGTGGCTGCTCTACAAATATAGTTGGCCTTCAATAGTCCACATGGTGAGTTTTTGTATGAAATTCTAGCCTCCAAGTGTGGTGTGAAATTCAAGTTCCAATCCATTAGCACAAAAACGGTAAATAGGAACTTGAATCTGTTGATACAAACCTCAAGGATGAAATGCAAAGTCTAAAATGTCATTATATCGGCTGTGAAGGAATAAGAATTGAATTAACTGAGCAACAATCAAGATTGGCCATGCCTATGAGAGATGTAGTTAGTGGTAGGAGGAGCCATGAAATTCTAGCTCCAAGTGTGGTATCAAAGTTAACTGAACGCTGTCTAGCATTGATTCAACTTCATCCAAACAAAAAGTGAGTACTGGTAGCAATGATCCCCAGATTCCTCAAAGACGAGGAAGTGTAAGTTTCAAGAATAAACGGTATTCCCTCCGTCCCCTATATATAGGCGGAGCTGTAAAAAATTGTAGTCCCGTTAGATAGGCGGACTTTCAATTCCAAGATGggttttttccatatttatccttaTTTATCATAGGTAGTTACACCTATaattaaattttgtttctaacgttggaaattgtacaaaggataaaacaagaaagaggatggaaatgtaggaaatcaataaaatttcttattctaagagaaatTCATTTTTCCGCCTATATAttggggacggagggagtattttgaATATTTTGAAATCAATGGATCAAGCAGTTCGTATTGATCTATATGGTGTGAGTGTTTTCTGGTAAGTATTTTGCTTTTGGTTGGACCCTCGTTTTTCTTCGAAAAGAGGAAAAATCCTTATTCATTCACTAAACCTTAGGCTTCCTCATTGTAACGAGAAAGAAAGTTGATTACCAAAATTGGAATTCCGGATTGTTTAAAGAGTTCTAAGGTTTTCCCCGTCGCAGTATTTGTTAATAGCAAATTTATTACAATAAATAGATATATGAGCTGCTTGGCTATTGCAAATTGTACTAGATTTAGTACAATTTGAACATCAATTCGAAAGAAAAGATAGTAACTCTGGTTCGAGATGTGAAAACGCGGCGGTACCAAGTACACCGCCAAATTTTTTGTTCGGCAACCTATAtggataaaacctaatacaattgcaagtagtccaacttaatgatccttgacaatatgtgtaTAGAGTTTAAATTTTaacctcttctcaatcagtaAGTTTAAGACAATGagcccgtgaacctgattgttaagaagagtacttggacgatctcaaaaatcgatatccaagatcaatctagtcgttaTCCAAATTGTCCAATCGGAATTTTGCCAAGTGGTtactatctttcaagatacgaattctacaagaacaagtctcgtaattgatTATAATTAAATGGACATATCTattaagattgaatacgtacaacttaCGTAAAttataattataaagataaacaatatagtgcgaaaaaggaaaaacacaagacaccagaaattttattaacgagtaaaccgcaactgcagaaaaacttcgggacctcgtccatatttgaacatcgTGTTGTATTAACCAACTACAAACACTagtctactatcagacttcggactggaatgtagatgAGACCGAATCAACCTtccaagcaattcagttacaaccgcgctccttacgtccttgaacctcgcaaggttctacgcacttgattcccttagctgacgtcctttatagcctaagagttgctttaacCTGTTTTTGGTAGACAAGCTAGCAACCTCATAGAttcggaacttacgactcccgaagagcatcctagattcttaaccacctctcaagaacaatcttcagtATATCAATTAAGATCAATTTTCAGAtatatatcttgaggaatcacaaagtctgagacgaagagaactttgtgatttctatctatcttgcctgaaagagattacgaaaacctcgataacataaaagtaagatcaggatacacgaactatcaaggtaaatatagtcggacctggcttcacataTCCCATAACCGAAGTCTTTTAATCGTAAACCaaattatgtttctcataggaaacctaggttcatagaggatgactctagatcaactaggacacaaagtgtcagggattgaatttcatagttgaaagagcatctctatttatagattttcaagaatGAGGGTTTCTTCGAATTCAATTTAAGATAACTtgggattcaagcaaacactttaggtcttgaaaatacaataaaaatatatacattatGGTACGGTTACGGAACCGCGTATAAcgactgttcggtttggcaaaTATGCCATGTGAACAAtaaacaatttgatgttcataAAACAGTAAGAAATTTGATCATGATTCACACACATATAAGTTTAATTGataaatgaagtcttagaagtgattaacaaagtcataaaaatactaaacatatttaaaaaataagtctttgagcatctgctaagaTTACTGG
This DNA window, taken from Papaver somniferum cultivar HN1 chromosome 3, ASM357369v1, whole genome shotgun sequence, encodes the following:
- the LOC113358732 gene encoding stromal 70 kDa heat shock-related protein, chloroplastic encodes the protein MASSAAQIHVLGTSFPSTTSRKSTSRNVFFGQRLNSSVSFGLPRSAFLKLNQSNKQRRNCGPVRVVAEKVVGIDLGTTNSAVAAMEGGKPTIVTNIEGQRTTPSVVAYTKNGDRLVGQIAKRQAVVNPENTFFSVKRFIGRKMSEIEEESKQVSYRVVRDENGNVKLECPAIGKQFAAEEISAQVLRKLVDDASKFLNDKVTKAVVTVPAYFNDSQRTATKDAGRIAGLEVLRIINEPTAASLAYGFEKKNNETILVFDLGGGTFDVSVLEVGDGVFEVLSTSGDTHLGGDDFDKRIVDWLAASFKRDEGIDLLKDKQALQRLTETAEKAKMELSSLTQANISLPFITATADGPKHIETTLTRAKFEELCSDLLDRLKVPVENSLRDAKLGFKDLDEVILVGGSTRIPAVQELVKSLTGKDPNVTVNPDEVVALGAAVQAGVLSGDVSDIVLLDVSPLSLGLETLGGVMTKIIPRNTTLPTSKSEVFSTAADGQTSVEINVLQGEREFVRDNKSLGSFRLDGIPPAPRGVPQIEVKFDIDANGILSVAAIDKGTGKKQDITITGASTLPGDEVERMVKEAERFAGEDKEKRDAIDTKNQADSVIYQTEKQLKELGEKVPAEVKDKVEAKLGELKEAVTGGSTQAIKDAMTALNQEVMQLGQSLYNQPGAAPGAGPAPGGDEAAGSPGAGAGKGPEGDVIDADFTDSK
- the LOC113360692 gene encoding uncharacterized PKHD-type hydroxylase At1g22950-like, with amino-acid sequence MSIERRRSEQSLMQINGSNGTSMMLSSPSSPSPQSHQRLRLNPNTNHNPENYEDLHLEFNPCVYTSLERYLPASMLTVTRQLKVDYMKEILARYYSPQGERNRVQKHREYRQKIIESYQPLHRELYTMNPETFFVPSFLEAINKNTEESLRRIISEPSPGVFTFEMLHKDFCDMLLSEVDNFEKWVTESNFKIMRPNLMNKYGAVLDDFGFETMLEKLMDDFVRPISKVFFPEVGGSTDSTLDSHHGFVVEYGKDRDVDLGFHVDDSELTLNVCLGRQFSGGDLYFRGIRCDKHVNTEYQPEESFDYSHVIGHAVLHSGRHRYGARATRSGHRINLLVWCRSSAFRELKKYQKDFSAWCGECQREQRERQRLSVAATKLQLLRRRGDNTAA